GTATTATGCCCATGCGCgtctcccaaaatttgtctcaatTTGACCCgaacggattttaagaaattgcttgactttgtattaaataGAGGTGTGTGGTAGAATAAGAGTCCCATATTGAGGAGATTGAGTGGTATatttaatgtctatttttggaatgatttcaattgggacaaactttgtgggttGGGACAAATTTggtagacggagggagtagttttttaaCCTTACCAGATTGCAGCAATGTTACTCTATGAATGTTGCAATATTACCAAGTAGTATTtgcaatttatatattaccaAACccgttttttatttaaatttttgggaatTGACTAAAATACTAACgcctgcaatatccaacacataAGATTGCAATCCGAACTATATTTAATCAATCTGGGCGTGCcatgttggcaattgaaactaaaaagtAACATAAAACTATTCCACATTGTCAAGAGAAAgctgaaactagtatataagtgTCATGGGCCatcctcctatcaccaattgattttaggatggaacccaCAGATTTCTATCAAATCCAATCTTAAGCGTCCACCATATAGATTTAACGGTTAGAATTAGTGTTATAGTGTCACTATAAACATGGTGACACCCTAATGCTCCTTAATAAATATACAGCGGAAACTATAGGCAAATAAAATTCGtgatcataaattaatttttattagcataatcaagaatttttaaaaataagaatgttAAAATCaaagatatttattttatattcttttaaacaGAGTAGTTAGAGACTTgacttaaaatttaatgaaagaTCAACTTATCAATCCACATATTCAAATTGACATATTCAAACTTGTGCCGATACCAAATGCAGCTTATAAAAATGGTACATTCCCGCTTAATTTCAGACATCGCCAAAACAAAAGTGCAGaccaaacaagaaaaatggacTCGTTTCCTATCCTCGCTGCGCTAATCCTCATCACATTCGCCACATGGTTCATCTCCTCCCGGCAGCGGCGGAAGAATCTCCCGCCAGGCCCTTTCCCCCTTCCGATCGTCGGCAATATGCTCCAGCTCGGCACTCAGCCTCACGAATCATTCGCAAAACTATCAAAGAAATACGGCCCTCTGATGTCGGTCCACCTCGGCAGCCTATACACCGTGATCGTCTCCTCCCCGGAGATGGCCAAGGAGGTCATGCAGAAATACGGCCAGGTCTTCTCCGGCCGCACCATCGCCCAGGCCATGGAGGCGTGCGACCACAACAAGATCTCCATAGCGTTCCTCCCCGTGGAGGGCGAGTGGCGCGACATGCGGAAAATCTGCAAGGAGCAGATGTTCTCCAACCAGAGCATGGAAGACAGCCAGGATCTCCGCAAGCAGAAGCTGCAGCAGCTGCTCGACTACGCTCATAAATGCTCTGATGAAGGCCGCGCCATTGATATTAACGAGGCTGCTTTTATCACCACGCTCAACCTCATGTCCGCCACTCTCTTCTCGTTGCAGGCCACCGAGTTTGACTCCGAGGTCACCATGGAGTTCAAGGAGATCATTGAGGGCGTCGCGAGCATCGTTGGCATACCTAATTTCGCTGACTTCTTTCCCATCCTCCGCCCCTTTGACCCCCAGGGGGTCAAGCACAGGGCGGATGTCTACTTTGGTAGATTGCTCGGTTTGATCGAGGGTTATCTAAATGAGAGAATCCAATTCAGGAAGAACAACCCGAATGCCCCAAAGAAGGATGACTTTCTCGAGACGACCGTGGATATTCTTGAGGCCAACGATTACAAGCTCAAGACTCATCATTTCACTCATCTCATGCTGGTAATATATTACAGTGTCATTGTAGACTGCGCGAGTTTTAATGCTAAATTggtaaagaaaagaaaaaaaaaagaaaagaaatgtgactaaaatgagactatttttgtaatagttttgttttgttttgtggaTCAGGACTTGTTCGTTGCAGGATCAGAAACTAGCACGGCCGGGATAGAGTGGATAATGGAGGAGCTAATGTCGCACCCGGACAAAATGGCGAAGGTGAAAGCAGAGCTGAAGAGCGTGATGGGTGAGAACAAAATCGTGGATGAAAGTCAGATGCCAAATCTCCCATATCTGCACGCAGTGGTGAAGGAGTCGATGCGCCTCCATCCACCAGGGCCTCTGCTTCTTCCCCGAAAGGCGGGGAGCGATCAAGTGGTGAACGGGTACCTCATCCCGAAGGGGAGTCAGGTGCTGATCAACGTGTGGGCTGTGGGGCGAGACGAATCCGTATGGAAGAACGCTGATAGGTTTGAGCCGGAGCGGTTCTTGGGTCAAAAAACTGACTTCAAAGGCCAGGATTACGAGCTGCTTCCGTTTGGGTCGGGGAGAAGGGTGTGTCCGGGTCTGCCATTGGCCAACCGGATGTTGCACACGGTCACGGCCACGCTGGTTCACAACTTCGATTGGAAACTGGAGCAGCCGGATGCGAGTGATGCCGAGCGTCTAGGTGCGTTGTTTGGGTTCGTGGTGCGGAGGGCTAAGCCACTCAAGATCATCCCATTTAAGAAATGATATATTCATGGGAGATTCAATAAATTGGCTTGGCATGGAATGTCCACGCCGATAAACTCTATTTTGTGTGTACTACATGTTTTTGTAATTGTGATGTCAGTGTGCTTGGTTTGACATTTAACTATATTTTCGGTAGAAAATGTGGGATCATGTTTGCAATTCTCGTTTCATGGTATGCCGTTTATATAAAAAGTGCTTGGATAGAGACTCTTCATTTTGGAATATTTAATTCATCGGTTTAGTTTGACATATTGGCTAGTTGGCAATTCCATCTGCACACtcgatgattttttttatttccaaaattgtcCTCACACCGCCGTAATTTGCTCAACTCCCATTTCTCACTATCAATTGAATGTGATGAGGAACAATTCTCGTCTTCGTGTTAAATCTCGCGTGTCATTACTAGTATATTTACAATTGGGCGTTTAGGTACGTTAATTTATTCAAGTCGACTCCAGCAGCAATTGAGCTCATCCTCCAATGTCGAAAGCTTTTAATCTCGTGCGATATATATTAgcgtaaatatataaatagttcATCTATATCATAGTAGATTGGATAATTAAAATGGTTTCACTATCGAGATAGACCCACCGAAGAAAAAGTTACTCAACAtataaaatagacaaaatcatatccataacaaatgagagaaaaggaaaaaactaGTCcccattttgctattttgggatgtctataaaaaataattacatttctagaaatggaaagtttgtctcatatattttatctattttttctccctatcttttactttacctacctttttttcttgctctcttttaatttactaatttttttattaaaacccaTGACATCcacaaatgaaattatttttgtggatggagaAAGTATTAATTCCAGGTTGAGGTAAAAATGTGGATATTAGGTGCATGAAATATACCTATCtctgtccaaaaaaaaattaatttttattatgtgtaatttgtaaaataagaaagaagaaaaattggctaaaatattgttattgaaaaatgagtcCTTCcttaaaatgtgaaaaaaaaacaagactaTATTTGTGGGGTGGATAGTATCCAACATGTGATTGTTGGATACCAATTTTTGTGTGTAGTCATTTTTTAGATAAATAgattattagttaaaaaattatagaaaatttcAAGCTCGATTGACCAGATGTGTTAGTCCGAAATcataaagtttataatttggGGTGAAATGAaggatttaaaaataatttctcatTGAAAAAACGGTGTGAGAAAAAATTAGAGGATTTTTTAAGATTcttttggaattttcgaaatttaaaaatatatataaaaaaactgtAAAAAAACGATATCCACTTGTGGGGGCTCGCCATAAGGAGTCGTGGTCTCCGTGGCGAGACACTCTCCACAGCGAGATCACTGCAACGGCGCTTCGATGTGGTCTCGTCCCGTCTCGCCCGCGTGAGACCCGTCGCGGATGCTCTTAAGGCCTTGCCAACATTTAAGAATGTATTTACTTGATTTGTGTAGTTGTTCTAAATTTAAGCTTATCACGAGGACCGCAAAGATGAAGGAGCACTGGCAAGGCCACCgcagttgttatttttataataacacTATTTTGTTACCATGTTTAACTATTTACTATATTGAAGTTAGTtatactattccctccgttccatcaTAAATGatcaactttttattttagattgtttcattataaatgattgattttttttagacAAAAGCAATACTTTTtccatctcttactttattttctcaatatctcttttactttttttaatctcgtattttactttttccatttaatttaataatattattttcttaaaaatcatGCATGCCCAAAAGAAACTCCATTGTAGATCGTATAATATTTGTGAAGAAAACAAGGAGATAAATGTGATGCAGACATGCCAGTTCACATAGAATTCCACAAATATTGTACTATATCAGATTCGGTGGATATTTTCATCTTTAATTATGTACCATACAATGTCTCTCACTCTCTGTCTCATATAGTAACTACTATATATAGATAGTTATCCCACGTTTCCTTTCAGTCTAGTATATAATATGCTTGNNNNNNNNNNNNNNNNNNNNNNNNNNNNNNNNNNNNNNNNNNNNNNNNNNNNNNNNNNNNNNNNNNNNNNNNNNNNNNNNNNNNNNNNNNNNNNNNNNNNTTTTTTTAGACAAAAGCAATACTTTTtccatctcttactttattttctcaatatctcttttactttttttaatctcgtattttactttttccatttaatttaataatattattttcttaaaaatcatGCATGCCCAAAAGAAACTCCATTGTAGATCGTATAATATTTGTGAAGAAAACAAGGAGATAAATGTGATGCAGACATGCCAGTTCACATAGAATTCCACAAATATTGTACTATATCAGATTCGGTGGATATTTTCATCTTTAATTATGTACCATACAATGTCTCTCACTCTCTGTCTCATATAGTAACTACTATATATAGATAGTTATCCCACGTTTCCTTTCAGTCTAGTATATAATATGCTTGTGAAACTTCGTACTATATAAAGTCATCTTTATCATGTCACAATTCAATAGTACTCCAATATTGATcatgatttatcatttttttctactcATATGGTTATTAATTGTGTATTTCCAACTTTGGTACTAAAACGTACGGTCCATGCAAATGGCCGGGAGAGACTAGCTAGTTCAATTTTTTCGAAGCCCATAAATTTAAGGCTCGTTAATGTAATTAGTCACCACCAACATGAATACAGGagttaatttatgaattatgatggATTATAACTTGATCACGTCcacatataaaattaactagCTAGGAGCACCACTTACAAATCAAGAATGTAACATAAAAGAGGTGATTTATTGTACAATAAACGTGAtagtcatcatcatcatcatcatttacattaatttatttatttttggtaagatCATTTGCATTTATTAATCATGCGCAAAGGCCTCCTTATAGTAGGAATGAGAAGCAAATCATTCTTCCTTTTAGCAGTCAAGCCAAAGGCCTCTTCCATATTCAAATCTTTACCGGCCATTTTCCAGTCGAAATGGTACAGAAGCGTAGCCAGCGTGAACTCCACGTTGTCCAGCCCGAACGACATCCCCGGGCACATTCTCCTTCCCGCGCCAAACGGTATGAACTCGAGATTGTTCCCTTTGAAATCAACCGAGCTCCCCTCAAATCTCTCGGGCTTAAACTTCTCCGCCTCTTCCCAGTACTTGGGGTCCCTTCCCAGCGCCCATGCATTCACCGTCACTCTGGTTCCGGCCGGTATTTGGTAGCCGTTGATTTCGCATATCTCGCTGTTCATTCTGGGCAGTAGAAGTGGCCCCGGTGGGTGCAACCTCAGTGTCTCCTTGATGACTAATTTAAGGTATTTTAGCTCATCAAACTTGTCTCCGTCCACGTAACCTTTGAGGTCGAACACCTCCCGCACCTCGTCCTGCGCCATTTTGAGCGTACTAGGGTTTTTTATCATCTCCGACATCACCCACTCTACCGTGGTCGAAGACGTCTCGGTACCCGCAAAAAACATGTCCTAATGATCATCGATTGTatacatcaaaattcatatactatattttaagaaataaatctAATAAATTACGAAGTTTAATCAAATTCCAGTTTGTCCCATGAATTTTGAAactgaaatattaaatcaaaatgtttcaattttttcttaattgtgCCATCCACGCacaaaatttcatcttttaatGATGTTAAAAACAACGTGATTCTCGTaaacttttttcttctatattaatttattttcttagtattattgttttttaacaTCATGGAAAGACATTGATTTGTGCATAAACgggacaattgagaaaaatcgaAACTTACATACAATTTCAAATGTTATAGGATATGCaatatgatttaaatgactattatcTCGTGCGTACCAGTATGACTGCTTTAACGTTGTCCGTAGTGAGGCGGACTTCGGCGTCATCTTGCTGACACCGGAGGAGAAAATCCACCAGAGCTTCAGACCGTTCATCACTCGGGCCGGCAGCTCTACGACGGCGGACGATGCTCTCTATAACCCTATCCGTAACCCCGAAAACCTTCCGCCTCCTGTACACCATCCCAGTGACGAAAGGGAGCACCTTACTAGACGGATAAAGATCCGCGATGCTAAGGCCAGATCCCAGCGCCGCCGCTTGGCTGATTGCCGCCGCCATCGCCTCcttctccgccgccgccgcctccccCACCACCGACCTGTACGTGATGTCGTACGCCGACAGCTCCACAATCTCCGACAGATTCACCGGAGACCCCTCCTTAGAAGCAGCAACGGCCGCGGCCAGATTCAGATTCTCCTCCTCCCGTATCGAGCGGGAGAATCTCACGCGCTTCGAGCTCAGCAGCTCGAGCGTGCAGATCTTCCGCAGATACCGCCAGTACTCGCCATAGGGAGCCATGGCGAGGCCGGTGTAGTTGTAGGAGATGGTTTTGGCCACGTGCATCGGGGGCCGGTTCGCAAAGGCCACGTCGTGGGTCTTGAGAATCTGcttggctacgtccacggaCGAGACGATGAGGAAGGGCACGGCGCCCAGCTGCAGACGCAGCAGAGGGCCGTATTCGCCCGCTAGTTTTCGGAAAATTATATGAGGCATTGATTTGCTAAGAAGGAGATGGAGGTTTCCGATGACCGGGAGCCTCCTTGGGCCTGGAATGCGATCTAGATCGCATTCCGGTTTATTAGTAGTGGctcttttgaatttgaaaattatgaatagGAAAATAATTGAGGAGATGATGAGTGTGAGCATTTGAAAAGATGGGAACAAAAACTCCattttttcacatattttaGTTTCCATTTTTTCACATATTTATACTAGgaagaattttttaatatgcTGTTATATGTCAGACAAAGATAAGAAGGAAATTTAACAAGAGTGATTTACGAAGGAAATCGAAAGCACTTACGTCCCATAATTTTTACGCAAAGGAAAAAGATTGAGTGTTTTGAGCATTAATTTAACTTGATATTTATTGCAAAAGAGGGTAGGaaagattaattttaattatgtctttttgtGTAACAACTAATAAGTGcagttttttttatccaaaTATGGTGTAGTTCCTTCCTTTAGATACGAGTgtatcaaaatgaaaatgcaaattaaatttagaataaTAGTATATCAAAAACaacatttacaaaaaaaaaaaacaatcaattttatttgaaatcataTTGCACTTTCATCATTTTAAGGCTTACTGAATACTGATGGCTTCCAAGTTTCCACTAACTAGATTATGTAGGCAAAAGAGATTACGTGAACATCATCGTTAAGATACCTTAACTTACTGAATACTGAGGGTCCCCAAGTTTCCACTAACTacaagtataaaattatataggCAAAAGAGATTGCATGAACACCAATACAATGAAACTCCATCAAATTATAGACTATAGAACTATTATTGCAATTTGGGTTGAAACATATTGTGTCCATTCTTCTATCTACCTGTCTATTTTTATCTTGTGCCTTTGTATACATTGGATTTAATCTTAGTTTTCATgcactatattttatatttttgaaaactcATTGATTAGCATTTTTAGTGACGAAGTGCCGAATCTGCtacaaatgaaatttttagGTGATTAATTAGTTCATATacgaatgaagtaataatttaatatgcaTATTGTCTGCATCACGTAGTGCTCTGCCTGGCCAGACATTATATTTTACCTTCTCTGGACCTCCATTAAATTTTAGTGAGTTAATTACTGCACAAAAcgacatttaatttattccaaacttaattaaaattaatggtcagtactattttttccgttataaaaattgaaaaaaatacttaatttatCATGTCTTAGGGAGTAGgaacaataatattttcagCCAGTATACATCCTCTTGGAAATTTTTGACTATTTTCTAAGTTAATATATCAATCGTAGCCTATATTAATAcatacttcaaattttattactactatccgtacaaaaagaaaaaacaaaaataagtgAATGATATTGGGCCACAAAATTTGCccgagaaaaaaaatgatgctgggccataaaatttgttgttgggCCGGTTGAGTTtttgttactactatttttgtctttttctCAATTAGGCGGTATGTATTTTGAGATAAGTTTTAAATTCATACGAAAACCCACTATTTGAgataattatcattttattttactatttgaaCCTAATTGACAGACTATTAATATGCTATTGGttacattaaaatgaaaatattctAGAAGCTTTACCCCAATTTGAATATATGTGTGGATTTTTAAGATAATTGCCTCTAAAATTGATTACGGGGcatcatttttttaactattcgAACATAATTGACTGGCTGTTACTATTCTAATTGTcacattaattaaagtattctAGAAGCTTTATCACAATCTGATCCTTGCTTATAAATGCAACATATGTGTGGATTTTGtgataattgcctcaaaattagttactatatatatatgattcgacactgattttaaaaattgtttaaaattatgtaaaatggaaaaatgagttagtaaaaAATTGGACCTCATTTTATACGTTTGtcgttttataataaaatagtacgGAGTATGACCCTTTGCAATAGACtagtacaatttaaatattctagaAGCATTACAATCTGAATCTTGGTTGTTAATTAATGCAATACCGTTCTCTGCTAATAAATGATTATAGCTATATttaggagtattattaattCCAAATGAATTTCGATTTTAAATtccaatataataaaaattaatacacaTGCCTCTAATGATACCCctctttgttatttttttcaattatatatatagtgagaGCTGAGAACTAAAATTGCAGAAACCAAAACAAAGCGATGGCTTCCTTTCCTCTTGTAGCCGCTCTCTTCTTCATCGCGGTGTCATGCTTCCTCTCCTTCCGGCGCCGGAGGAGCCTTCCTCCGGGGCCTTTCCCTCTCCCCATCATCGGAAACATGCTCCAGATCGGCAACAATCTTCACGTAA
The genomic region above belongs to Salvia hispanica cultivar TCC Black 2014 chromosome 3, UniMelb_Shisp_WGS_1.0, whole genome shotgun sequence and contains:
- the LOC125212140 gene encoding ferruginol synthase-like gives rise to the protein MDSFPILAALILITFATWFISSRQRRKNLPPGPFPLPIVGNMLQLGTQPHESFAKLSKKYGPLMSVHLGSLYTVIVSSPEMAKEVMQKYGQVFSGRTIAQAMEACDHNKISIAFLPVEGEWRDMRKICKEQMFSNQSMEDSQDLRKQKLQQLLDYAHKCSDEGRAIDINEAAFITTLNLMSATLFSLQATEFDSEVTMEFKEIIEGVASIVGIPNFADFFPILRPFDPQGVKHRADVYFGRLLGLIEGYLNERIQFRKNNPNAPKKDDFLETTVDILEANDYKLKTHHFTHLMLDLFVAGSETSTAGIEWIMEELMSHPDKMAKVKAELKSVMGENKIVDESQMPNLPYLHAVVKESMRLHPPGPLLLPRKAGSDQVVNGYLIPKGSQVLINVWAVGRDESVWKNADRFEPERFLGQKTDFKGQDYELLPFGSGRRVCPGLPLANRMLHTVTATLVHNFDWKLEQPDASDAERLGALFGFVVRRAKPLKIIPFKK
- the LOC125212683 gene encoding salviol synthase-like, whose protein sequence is MEFLFPSFQMLTLIISSIIFLFIIFKFKRATTNKPECDLDRIPGPRRLPVIGNLHLLLSKSMPHIIFRKLAGEYGPLLRLQLGAVPFLIVSSVDVAKQILKTHDVAFANRPPMHVAKTISYNYTGLAMAPYGEYWRYLRKICTLELLSSKRVRFSRSIREEENLNLAAAVAASKEGSPVNLSEIVELSAYDITYRSVVGEAAAAEKEAMAAAISQAAALGSGLSIADLYPSSKVLPFVTGMVYRRRKVFGVTDRVIESIVRRRRAAGPSDERSEALVDFLLRCQQDDAEVRLTTDNVKAVILDMFFAGTETSSTTVEWVMSEMIKNPSTLKMAQDEVREVFDLKGYVDGDKFDELKYLKLVIKETLRLHPPGPLLLPRMNSEICEINGYQIPAGTRVTVNAWALGRDPKYWEEAEKFKPERFEGSSVDFKGNNLEFIPFGAGRRMCPGMSFGLDNVEFTLATLLYHFDWKMAGKDLNMEEAFGLTAKRKNDLLLIPTIRRPLRMINKCK